One region of Brassica napus cultivar Da-Ae chromosome A10, Da-Ae, whole genome shotgun sequence genomic DNA includes:
- the LOC106430854 gene encoding cytokinin riboside 5'-monophosphate phosphoribohydrolase LOG8 translates to MEENQRSRFKKVCVFCGSHSGNREVFSDAAIELGNELVKRKIDLVYGGGSVGLMGLISRRVYEGGFHVLGIIPKALMPIEISGETVGEVRVVADMHERKAAMAQESEAFIALPGGYGTMEELLEMITWSQLGIHKKTVGILNTDGYYNNLLALFDTGVQEGFIKPGARNIVVSAPTAKELMEKMEEYTPSHKHVASHESWNVEELGAYPGQQSNHQ, encoded by the exons ATGGAGGAGAACCAGAGAAGCAGGTTCAAAAAAGTTTGTGTCTTTTGCGGAAGCCACTCTGGTAATAGAGAAGTCTTCAGCGATGCTGCTATCGAACTCGGCAATGAACTC GTGAAGAGGAAGATAGACTTGGTTTATGGAGGAGGAAGTGTTGGGCTGATGGGTCTTATATCCAGGAGAGTCTATGAAGGTGGTTTCCATGTACTCGG GATCATTCCCAAAGCTTTGATGCCAATTGAG ATATCTGGTGAGACTGTTGGAGAAGTAAGGGTTGTTGCTGACATGCACGAACGGAAAgctgcaatggctcaagaatcTGAGGCCTTCATTGCTCTCCCTg GAGGTTATGGAACAATGGAGGAGCTGCTGGAGATGATAACATGGTCACAACTTGGTATCCATAAGAAGACG GTTGGTATATTGAATACTGATGGCTACTATAACAATTTGCTTGCTTTATTTGACACTGGCGTCCAAGAAGGTTTTATCAAACCAGGGGCACGTAATATTGTGGTTTCTGCACCCACAGCCAAAGAGCTTATGGAGAAGATGGAG GAATATACTCCTTCACACAAGCATGTTGCATCCCACGAAAGCTGGAATGTTGAGGAACTTGGAGCTTACCCTGGACAACAAAGCAATCatcaataa